In Coriobacteriaceae bacterium, a single window of DNA contains:
- the lacG gene encoding 6-phospho-beta-galactosidase, with protein MTNPMQFPDGFVFGGATAAYQVEGETRTHGKGKVPWDDFLAAQGRFSPDPASDFYNKYPVDIDLCQRFGINGIRVSIAWSRIFPSGTGEINPEGVAFYHELFATCNKAGVIPYVTLDHFDTPEAFYQDGGEGFLTRTTIDAFVEYAKFCFAEFTEVKHWFTFNEIPATAEGSFIVGNWPHGEKYRLDKAFQLMHNMMVAHAKAVVAFHEGDFEGEIGIVQNLEPKYPLDPNNAADCEAARMADVINNRWVLDATFRGHYAADTMEAATKLAHIAGGELDVRDEDIAALTAALPYNDCLGVNTYKCQFLRAAEGENDINHNGTGDKGSSRWFLKGVGESCVREGVPTTDWDWIIYPEGLYDLLLRIKNDYPNYKKIYVTENGMGYKDDFEDGFIDDAPRIDYMRQHLAWILKAIDGGVNVDGYFVWSLQDQFSWTNGYNKRYGLFYIDFETQKRYPKASAYWYKNVAETGLLMA; from the coding sequence ATGACCAACCCCATGCAGTTCCCCGACGGCTTTGTGTTTGGCGGCGCCACCGCCGCTTACCAGGTTGAGGGCGAGACCCGCACGCACGGCAAGGGCAAAGTGCCCTGGGACGATTTCCTGGCCGCACAGGGTCGCTTCTCCCCCGATCCTGCAAGCGACTTCTACAACAAGTATCCGGTCGATATCGACCTGTGCCAGCGCTTCGGCATCAACGGTATTCGCGTCTCCATCGCTTGGAGCCGTATCTTCCCCAGTGGCACCGGCGAGATTAACCCCGAGGGCGTCGCCTTCTATCACGAGCTTTTCGCCACCTGCAACAAAGCTGGTGTTATCCCCTATGTCACGCTCGATCACTTCGATACGCCGGAGGCCTTCTATCAGGACGGCGGCGAGGGATTCCTGACGCGCACGACCATCGACGCCTTTGTCGAGTACGCCAAGTTCTGCTTTGCCGAGTTCACCGAGGTCAAGCACTGGTTCACCTTTAACGAGATTCCCGCGACCGCCGAGGGCAGCTTTATCGTTGGCAACTGGCCGCACGGCGAGAAGTATCGCCTGGACAAGGCCTTCCAGCTTATGCACAACATGATGGTGGCCCATGCCAAGGCCGTCGTCGCCTTCCACGAGGGCGACTTTGAGGGCGAGATCGGCATTGTCCAGAACCTGGAGCCCAAGTATCCCCTCGACCCCAACAACGCCGCCGACTGCGAGGCAGCTCGCATGGCCGACGTCATCAACAACCGCTGGGTACTCGACGCCACCTTCCGCGGCCACTATGCAGCCGACACCATGGAGGCTGCGACCAAGCTGGCCCATATCGCCGGCGGCGAGCTCGACGTCCGCGACGAGGACATCGCCGCGCTGACTGCCGCGCTCCCCTACAACGATTGCCTGGGCGTCAACACCTACAAGTGCCAGTTCCTGCGTGCCGCCGAGGGCGAAAACGACATCAACCACAATGGCACCGGCGACAAGGGCTCCTCGCGCTGGTTCCTCAAGGGCGTGGGCGAGTCATGCGTGCGCGAAGGCGTACCCACCACCGATTGGGACTGGATCATCTATCCCGAGGGCCTCTACGACCTGCTGCTCCGCATTAAGAACGATTACCCCAACTACAAGAAGATCTACGTCACCGAGAACGGCATGGGCTATAAGGATGACTTCGAGGACGGCTTTATCGACGACGCCCCTCGCATCGACTACATGCGCCAGCATCTCGCATGGATCCTCAAGGCAATCGACGGCGGCGTAAACGTCGACGGTTACTTTGTGTGGTCGCTGCAGGACCAGTTCTCCTGGACCAACGGCTACAACAAGCGCTACGGCCTGTTCTACATCGACTTCGAGACCCAGAAGCGCTATCCCAAGGCGAGCGCGTACTGGTACAAGAACGTCGCGGAGACCGGCCTGCTCATGGCCTAA
- a CDS encoding galactose mutarotase codes for MITSELFGTAPCGTSVHRYTLNGPEICVRIMDYGATVLGIDVPDIPGNVRDVVLGFDKLEDYFDNPACFGATIGPVANRTAGATITIDGTDWHMPANEGVNNLHSDLEHGLHKRVWDVELDETHNAVRMTTSLKDGELSLPGNRIFTAVFTVTRTGVFRIEYGCESDRATYVSMTNHTYFNLAGHNAGMDCEHFFIANAAHYLPINEQNIPTGEIAPVEGTPFDFRELRPVAPGMEADDPQIKQARGYDHCLCIDGYQYGRNLRRALHVEEMWTGRELDYYTTAPGVQLYTGNWLGDEHAKDDANYGWGAGFALEAEMYPDTPHQPLFPQGIVGPGHPYSNMIEYHFMRH; via the coding sequence ATGATCACTTCCGAGCTTTTCGGCACCGCGCCGTGCGGCACCTCCGTTCATCGTTATACCCTCAACGGGCCCGAGATCTGCGTTCGCATTATGGACTATGGCGCCACCGTGCTGGGTATCGATGTGCCCGATATTCCCGGCAACGTGCGCGATGTGGTGCTGGGCTTCGATAAGCTCGAGGATTACTTTGACAACCCCGCCTGCTTTGGCGCGACCATCGGCCCCGTGGCAAACCGCACCGCGGGCGCCACGATCACCATCGACGGCACGGACTGGCACATGCCGGCCAACGAAGGCGTCAACAACCTGCACAGCGATCTTGAGCATGGTCTGCACAAGCGCGTATGGGACGTTGAGCTCGACGAGACTCACAACGCCGTGCGCATGACCACCTCGCTTAAGGATGGCGAGCTGAGCCTGCCCGGCAACCGAATCTTTACGGCTGTGTTTACCGTTACGCGCACCGGCGTCTTCCGCATCGAGTATGGTTGCGAGAGCGACCGCGCCACCTACGTGTCCATGACCAACCACACGTACTTTAACCTTGCCGGCCATAACGCCGGCATGGACTGTGAGCACTTCTTTATCGCCAACGCTGCCCACTACTTGCCCATTAACGAGCAGAACATCCCCACCGGCGAAATCGCTCCGGTCGAGGGAACACCGTTTGACTTTCGCGAGCTGCGCCCCGTCGCACCCGGCATGGAGGCCGACGACCCGCAGATTAAGCAGGCCCGTGGCTACGATCACTGCCTGTGCATCGATGGCTATCAGTACGGCCGCAACCTGCGTCGCGCCCTACATGTCGAGGAGATGTGGACCGGTCGTGAGCTGGACTACTACACCACCGCCCCGGGCGTGCAACTCTACACCGGCAACTGGCTGGGCGACGAGCACGCCAAGGACGATGCCAACTATGGCTGGGGCGCCGGCTTTGCCCTCGAGGCCGAGATGTACCCCGACACGCCGCACCAGCCGCTGTTCCCGCAGGGCATTGTGGGTCCGGGTCACCCCTACAGCAATATGATCGAATACCACTTTATGAGGCACTAG
- a CDS encoding LacI family DNA-binding transcriptional regulator → MDKKNVSMNDVAIAAGVSLKTVSRVINEPDSVRESTRDKVHSAMEALGFRTNFAARSLKLGRYGCIGVVMFHLSGGAVDMIDGIADAAEERGFALTMIKKRAGEKMTLADAARRMSQLPVDGMIFNLRQMVDDFDTFEAPKDLKTVIITPMEHPTCSTVSDDQEGGARMACEYFLDHGHKNVYFVSGKKESLSSQCRMKGWRAALEARGIEPSEPLQGDWNADSGYAAGLVLADKPDCTAILAANDCMANGVMMALRDKGLSVPDDVSVIGFDDELYKTIPNSILTSVKFRHRELGIRALNEVVAGLEAPSSRSRTLVSGVLVERASVRDLRA, encoded by the coding sequence ATGGACAAGAAAAACGTCTCGATGAACGACGTGGCGATTGCCGCGGGTGTTTCTCTCAAGACGGTGTCGCGTGTGATCAACGAGCCCGATAGCGTGCGAGAGTCGACACGCGATAAAGTCCATTCCGCAATGGAGGCGCTCGGGTTTCGAACCAACTTTGCCGCGCGTTCGCTCAAGTTGGGCCGTTACGGGTGCATCGGCGTGGTGATGTTTCACTTGTCGGGCGGCGCCGTGGACATGATTGACGGTATCGCCGATGCCGCCGAAGAACGCGGCTTTGCGCTCACGATGATCAAAAAGCGGGCAGGGGAGAAGATGACCCTTGCCGACGCAGCGCGCAGGATGTCGCAGCTGCCTGTTGATGGCATGATCTTCAATCTGCGCCAGATGGTCGATGACTTTGATACCTTTGAGGCGCCGAAAGACCTCAAGACGGTGATTATCACACCGATGGAACATCCTACCTGCTCTACCGTCAGTGACGACCAAGAGGGCGGCGCGCGTATGGCGTGCGAGTACTTTTTGGACCACGGTCACAAGAACGTGTACTTCGTTTCGGGTAAGAAAGAGTCGCTGTCGAGCCAGTGCCGTATGAAAGGTTGGCGTGCGGCACTCGAGGCACGTGGCATTGAGCCGTCCGAGCCTCTGCAAGGCGATTGGAATGCGGATAGTGGCTATGCCGCGGGCCTTGTGCTTGCCGATAAACCCGATTGCACGGCGATCCTCGCTGCTAACGACTGCATGGCAAACGGTGTGATGATGGCTCTACGTGACAAAGGGCTCAGTGTGCCCGACGACGTGTCCGTGATCGGCTTCGACGATGAGCTCTACAAGACGATTCCCAACTCGATTCTGACGTCGGTGAAGTTTCGCCACCGCGAGCTGGGCATCCGTGCGCTTAACGAGGTCGTTGCGGGTTTGGAAGCCCCGAGCTCCAGAAGTCGTACGCTTGTCTCGGGCGTGTTGGTCGAGCGTGCGAGCGTGCGGGATTTGCGGGCGTAG
- a CDS encoding PTS lactose transporter subunit IIBC: MDAIVKMLEKHQPFFEKISRNVYLQAIKDGFLGCMPIVLTSSIFLLIATLPGVVGITLPQPLIDWCNKLYNFTMGVMGIMVAGTTAKNFTASMNRRMPAGKVLNDGSTMVAAQCSMLLLAVTQFTTKFNGSELSVFDCTSMGTRGLFSAYIAAFITVWVYKFCVSRDLTIKLPKEVPGAIAQNFRDIIPFGGAVIICGIIDVVVRNLMGVPFSELLIKLLSPLFTAAETYPGLILIQAATAFFWFIGVHGPSIVQPGIDPIRLANQAENLQVLLAGGHPAHSLTFNMSLVGEFGGTGATFIVPLLLILFMKSKQLKAVGKASIVPVAFAVNEPLLFGAPMILNPYMLIPFVAAGCVNVSVAKFFIDNVGMNGFSFVVPWATPAPIGIFITTNFQLIALVFVAIIILLDAIIYLPFLKAYDKLLCDQEAERAAELGLESDGAASVAANASTPAVEQATASVETTVAAADSKPVADQPEPAADASAKKDVDGLKVLVLCAGAGTSAMLANAIKEGAAQTGENIASSAGAYGQHTAIMDQYDVIVLAPQVRSYYNDMKADTDRLGIKLLAPRGKEYIDLTRDPAGAIKWLRENLD; encoded by the coding sequence ATGGACGCCATCGTAAAGATGCTCGAAAAGCATCAACCGTTCTTTGAGAAGATCTCGAGGAACGTCTACCTCCAGGCCATTAAGGACGGATTCCTTGGGTGCATGCCCATCGTCCTCACCTCTTCGATCTTCCTGCTGATCGCCACCCTTCCCGGCGTAGTCGGCATCACGCTGCCCCAGCCGCTTATCGACTGGTGCAACAAGCTGTACAACTTCACCATGGGCGTTATGGGCATCATGGTTGCTGGCACCACTGCCAAGAACTTCACGGCTTCCATGAACCGTCGCATGCCCGCCGGCAAAGTGCTCAACGACGGTTCCACCATGGTGGCCGCCCAGTGCAGCATGCTGCTGCTCGCCGTTACGCAGTTCACCACCAAGTTCAACGGCTCCGAACTTTCGGTCTTCGATTGCACCAGCATGGGCACGCGCGGTCTGTTCTCGGCCTATATCGCCGCGTTCATCACCGTGTGGGTCTACAAATTCTGCGTCTCGCGCGATCTGACCATTAAGCTGCCCAAGGAGGTCCCGGGCGCCATCGCTCAGAACTTCCGCGACATTATCCCCTTTGGCGGCGCCGTCATCATCTGCGGCATCATCGATGTCGTCGTGCGCAACCTCATGGGCGTTCCGTTCTCCGAGCTGCTTATCAAACTGCTCTCCCCGCTCTTTACCGCTGCAGAAACCTATCCTGGCCTTATCCTTATCCAGGCAGCCACCGCGTTCTTCTGGTTCATCGGCGTCCACGGCCCCTCGATCGTCCAGCCGGGCATCGACCCCATCCGTCTTGCCAACCAGGCCGAGAACCTGCAGGTTCTGCTGGCAGGCGGCCACCCCGCCCACTCCCTCACCTTTAACATGTCGCTCGTGGGTGAGTTCGGCGGCACCGGCGCCACGTTCATCGTGCCGCTTCTGCTGATTCTCTTCATGAAGTCCAAGCAGCTCAAAGCCGTCGGTAAGGCCTCGATTGTCCCTGTTGCCTTCGCCGTCAACGAACCGCTGCTCTTTGGCGCGCCGATGATCCTTAACCCCTACATGCTCATCCCCTTTGTTGCCGCCGGCTGCGTCAACGTGAGTGTTGCCAAGTTCTTTATCGACAATGTGGGTATGAACGGCTTCTCCTTCGTGGTGCCTTGGGCTACCCCTGCCCCCATCGGCATCTTCATCACCACGAACTTCCAGCTTATCGCCCTGGTATTTGTCGCGATCATCATCTTGCTGGACGCCATCATCTACCTGCCGTTCTTGAAGGCATACGATAAGCTGCTCTGCGACCAGGAGGCCGAGCGCGCCGCCGAGCTGGGACTCGAGTCCGATGGTGCCGCTTCCGTCGCCGCCAACGCCTCTACGCCCGCTGTCGAGCAGGCCACCGCTTCCGTCGAGACGACCGTTGCCGCCGCCGACAGCAAGCCTGTCGCCGATCAGCCCGAGCCCGCTGCCGATGCATCCGCCAAGAAGGATGTCGATGGCCTGAAGGTCCTCGTCCTGTGCGCCGGCGCCGGCACCTCTGCCATGCTTGCCAACGCCATCAAGGAAGGTGCCGCACAGACCGGAGAGAACATCGCTTCCTCCGCAGGCGCCTATGGCCAGCACACTGCCATCATGGATCAGTACGACGTCATCGTGCTCGCTCCGCAGGTTCGTAGCTACTACAACGACATGAAGGCCGACACCGATCGTCTGGGCATTAAGCTGCTCGCCCCGCGCGGTAAGGAATATATCGACCTTACTCGCGACCCCGCTGGCGCCATCAAGTGGCTCCGCGAGAACCTCGACTAG
- a CDS encoding lactose/cellobiose PTS transporter subunit IIB — translation MNFISCMCAAIIGFLLLSSDTIATDAASGFNTTYLGSKGLLTAFIAAFVTGIIYKFFIKRNITVKMPEQVPPNISQTFKDIIPFSVCITVFWVFDIVFRAAFGFCFAQGVIQVFQPLFTAADGYIGLAVIYGAMSLFWFVGVHGPSIVEPAIAAALVANMTDNLAAFQAGQHASAVLTQGAQYFVVCMGGTGATLVLVFMFCFLAKSQEMRAVGKAAIVPVCFAVNEPLLFAAPIVLNPVFFVPFVFAPIANIWILKIFIDFLGMNGFMYTLPWTVPGPIGTIMGLGFQPLAFVMLALILVVDFALYYPFFRAYDAQKCTEEAEISQEELAAKNAEKAAKLNDAFQGKADAKSVAAGAAAEAVKADAPAASAAPATEATTASDLNGKRVLVLCQGGGTSGLLANALAKAAKERGIDLETAAEAYGNHVDMLPDFDLVVLAPQAASYLADLQKDCERVGNKCVACRGKQYIELSQNGDKSLAFVSEQLSK, via the coding sequence ATCAACTTTATCTCGTGCATGTGCGCGGCCATCATCGGCTTCCTGCTCCTTTCGAGCGACACGATCGCCACGGACGCCGCCAGCGGCTTCAACACCACCTACCTTGGTTCCAAGGGCCTGCTGACCGCCTTCATCGCTGCGTTTGTGACCGGCATCATCTACAAGTTCTTCATTAAGCGCAACATCACCGTCAAGATGCCCGAGCAGGTTCCGCCCAACATCTCGCAGACCTTTAAGGACATCATCCCCTTCTCCGTCTGCATCACCGTCTTTTGGGTCTTTGACATCGTCTTCCGCGCTGCCTTTGGCTTCTGCTTTGCCCAGGGCGTCATCCAGGTGTTCCAGCCCCTGTTCACCGCTGCCGACGGCTACATCGGCCTTGCTGTGATCTACGGCGCCATGAGCCTCTTCTGGTTCGTGGGCGTCCACGGCCCCTCGATCGTCGAGCCCGCCATCGCCGCCGCCCTCGTTGCCAACATGACCGACAACCTGGCTGCGTTCCAGGCCGGCCAGCACGCTTCCGCTGTCCTGACCCAGGGTGCCCAGTACTTCGTCGTCTGCATGGGCGGCACCGGCGCCACGCTTGTCCTGGTCTTTATGTTCTGCTTCCTGGCCAAGTCCCAGGAGATGCGCGCCGTCGGTAAGGCCGCCATCGTTCCCGTGTGCTTTGCCGTTAACGAGCCGCTGCTGTTCGCCGCGCCCATCGTGCTCAACCCCGTCTTCTTTGTCCCGTTTGTCTTTGCCCCGATCGCCAACATCTGGATCCTCAAGATCTTTATCGACTTCTTGGGCATGAACGGCTTTATGTACACCCTGCCCTGGACCGTCCCCGGCCCCATCGGCACCATCATGGGCCTGGGCTTCCAGCCGCTCGCCTTTGTGATGCTCGCCCTTATCCTGGTCGTCGACTTTGCCCTGTACTACCCGTTCTTCCGTGCCTATGACGCCCAGAAGTGCACCGAGGAGGCCGAGATCTCCCAGGAGGAGCTCGCCGCCAAGAACGCTGAGAAGGCCGCCAAGCTCAACGACGCCTTCCAGGGCAAGGCTGACGCCAAGAGCGTTGCCGCCGGCGCTGCTGCCGAGGCCGTGAAGGCCGATGCCCCCGCCGCTTCCGCGGCGCCCGCCACCGAGGCAACGACCGCCAGCGACCTCAACGGCAAGCGCGTACTCGTGCTCTGCCAGGGTGGCGGAACCTCGGGCCTGCTCGCCAACGCGCTGGCCAAGGCCGCCAAGGAGCGCGGCATTGATCTTGAGACCGCTGCCGAGGCCTATGGCAACCACGTGGACATGCTCCCCGACTTCGATCTGGTCGTCCTGGCCCCGCAGGCCGCAAGCTACCTGGCCGACCTGCAGAAGGACTGCGAGCGCGTGGGCAACAAGTGCGTCGCCTGCCGTGGCAAGCAGTACATCGAGCTCTCCCAGAACGGCGATAAGTCTCTCGCCTTCGTCTCCGAGCAGCTTTCGAAGTAA
- a CDS encoding PTS sugar transporter subunit IIB, giving the protein MTQPKILLARIDDRFIYGQDVELWNEAVGSNLVLIVNDEIAADSRQWAPMRVAAPEGVWTRFFSVQRTIDVIHTATPRQLILIMVASPSDALALVKGGVPITKISIGHMQAGEGKRPATPAVAVDDTDVAVLRELQKLGIELEIRYLPSSAPDPIGNLFN; this is encoded by the coding sequence ATGACTCAACCCAAGATTCTTCTCGCACGCATCGACGACCGTTTCATTTACGGACAAGACGTTGAGCTGTGGAACGAAGCCGTGGGTTCCAACCTTGTCCTAATCGTCAACGATGAGATCGCGGCAGATTCGCGCCAATGGGCACCCATGAGGGTGGCGGCGCCAGAAGGCGTTTGGACGCGGTTTTTCTCGGTGCAAAGGACCATCGACGTCATTCATACCGCAACGCCTCGCCAATTGATTCTGATCATGGTGGCCTCACCCTCCGATGCGCTCGCGCTGGTTAAGGGCGGTGTGCCGATCACCAAGATCAGCATTGGTCATATGCAGGCAGGGGAGGGCAAGCGTCCCGCAACGCCCGCAGTTGCCGTAGACGACACAGACGTCGCTGTTCTCAGAGAGCTGCAAAAGCTCGGCATAGAACTAGAAATCCGCTATCTCCCCAGTTCCGCCCCCGACCCCATCGGCAATCTGTTCAACTGA
- a CDS encoding DeoR/GlpR family DNA-binding transcription regulator, producing MIKAERQDKVRQLLEEQGTVSVKEISDALGVSDMTIRRDLEELASLGEIERVHGGARSAQGRPHAMLRHEYSHSEKRTKHAEEKLQIARRAVELIEEGSTIFLGTGTTVEQMASMLPACRLRIVTNSLSVFNLLEAREDCDLCLVGGMYRRRTAAFVGPTAEDTLRALGIDAAFIGANGILDGDVSTSNMDEGRIQQLAFSKADSRYLIADSSKIGKRDFYTFCRLDSLDAVVCEPGIAAENRAAIEEHTQVIC from the coding sequence GTGATTAAGGCAGAGCGACAGGATAAGGTTCGTCAGCTGCTCGAAGAGCAGGGCACGGTTTCGGTCAAGGAGATTTCGGATGCGCTGGGCGTTTCGGATATGACGATTCGCCGCGACCTCGAAGAACTTGCGAGCCTGGGCGAGATCGAGCGCGTGCACGGTGGCGCCCGTAGCGCACAGGGACGTCCCCATGCCATGTTGCGCCATGAGTATTCGCACAGCGAAAAGCGCACTAAGCATGCCGAGGAAAAGCTGCAGATTGCGCGCCGTGCTGTGGAGCTTATCGAGGAGGGCTCGACCATCTTTTTGGGTACGGGCACTACGGTGGAACAGATGGCCTCGATGCTGCCGGCGTGTCGCCTGCGCATTGTGACCAACTCGCTTTCGGTGTTTAACCTGCTCGAGGCGCGCGAAGACTGCGACCTGTGCCTCGTGGGCGGTATGTACCGTCGCCGCACCGCCGCTTTTGTGGGACCAACGGCCGAGGATACCCTGCGTGCGTTGGGCATCGACGCGGCGTTTATCGGCGCCAACGGCATTCTGGATGGCGACGTATCTACGTCCAACATGGACGAGGGCCGTATCCAGCAGCTCGCCTTTAGCAAGGCCGACTCACGCTATCTGATCGCCGATTCCAGCAAGATCGGCAAGCGCGACTTCTACACCTTCTGTCGCTTGGACAGCCTGGATGCCGTGGTGTGCGAACCGGGTATCGCCGCCGAGAATCGTGCCGCCATCGAGGAACACACGCAGGTCATCTGCTAG
- the lacG gene encoding 6-phospho-beta-galactosidase produces the protein MSVNPASVTNPPAQFPEDFVFGGATAAYQVEGETRTHGKGKVAWDDFLEAQGRFSPDPASDFYNQYPVDLELCEEFGINGIRLSIAWSRIFPNGIGEINPEGVQFYHDLFAECHKHHVEPFVTLHHFDTPLPLFEKGDFLNRETIDAFVDFATFCFKEYADQVTYWFTFNEIWANASNTYIEGTFPGGVKAHLAEAFQCEHNMMLAHAKAVLAFHNGGFKGKIGVIQSLEFKYPLNENDPADIKAANNEHVLQNQFLLDATFRGDYAPDTLECANRLAAVSGGTIEIPDEDLKIMREAALYNDYLGVNNYQCRFLKAYDGENDLHHNGTGEKGTGRWRVKGIGEHVNKPGIPTTDWDWIIYPEGLFDLLVYIKQRYPNYKQIFITENGMGYKDPCKDGFVDDQPRIDYIEQHLRWLLKAMEVGVNVGGYFLWSLQDQFSWTNGYNKRYGFFYVDFETQKRTPKASAYWYKHVAQTRRLD, from the coding sequence ATGTCCGTTAACCCTGCTAGCGTCACTAACCCGCCTGCGCAGTTTCCCGAGGACTTTGTCTTTGGCGGCGCCACTGCTGCCTACCAGGTAGAGGGCGAGACCCGCACTCACGGTAAGGGCAAGGTTGCCTGGGACGACTTCTTGGAGGCCCAGGGCCGTTTCTCCCCCGATCCCGCTTCGGACTTCTACAACCAGTACCCCGTCGATCTGGAGCTGTGCGAGGAGTTTGGCATCAACGGCATTCGCCTCTCCATCGCCTGGAGCCGCATCTTCCCCAACGGTATCGGTGAGATTAACCCCGAGGGTGTCCAGTTCTATCACGATCTCTTCGCCGAATGCCACAAGCACCACGTTGAGCCGTTTGTCACGCTGCATCACTTCGATACGCCGCTTCCCCTCTTTGAGAAGGGCGACTTCCTCAACCGCGAGACCATCGACGCCTTTGTGGACTTTGCCACCTTCTGCTTTAAGGAGTACGCCGACCAGGTGACCTACTGGTTCACCTTTAACGAGATCTGGGCGAACGCCTCCAACACCTACATCGAGGGCACCTTCCCCGGTGGCGTCAAGGCGCATCTTGCCGAGGCCTTCCAGTGCGAGCACAACATGATGCTCGCCCACGCCAAGGCCGTACTGGCCTTCCACAACGGCGGCTTTAAGGGCAAGATCGGCGTCATCCAGTCGTTGGAGTTTAAGTATCCGCTCAACGAGAACGACCCCGCCGACATCAAAGCCGCCAATAACGAGCACGTGCTGCAGAACCAGTTCTTGCTCGACGCCACCTTCCGCGGCGACTATGCTCCCGACACCCTCGAGTGCGCCAACCGCCTGGCTGCCGTCTCGGGCGGCACCATCGAGATCCCGGACGAGGATCTGAAAATCATGCGCGAGGCCGCGCTCTACAACGACTACTTGGGCGTTAACAACTACCAGTGTCGCTTCCTCAAGGCTTACGATGGCGAGAACGACCTGCACCACAACGGTACGGGCGAGAAGGGCACCGGCCGCTGGCGCGTTAAGGGTATTGGCGAGCACGTGAACAAGCCCGGCATCCCCACCACCGACTGGGACTGGATCATCTATCCCGAGGGCCTGTTCGACCTGCTCGTCTACATTAAGCAGCGCTACCCCAACTACAAGCAGATTTTCATCACCGAGAACGGCATGGGCTACAAGGACCCCTGCAAGGACGGTTTTGTGGACGACCAGCCGCGCATCGACTACATCGAGCAGCACCTGCGCTGGCTGCTCAAGGCCATGGAGGTGGGTGTCAACGTGGGCGGTTACTTCCTGTGGAGCCTGCAGGATCAGTTCTCCTGGACCAATGGCTACAACAAGCGTTATGGCTTCTTCTACGTTGACTTTGAAACCCAGAAGCGCACGCCCAAGGCAAGCGCCTACTGGTATAAGCACGTAGCGCAGACCCGTCGTCTGGACTAG